The proteins below come from a single Mycolicibacterium sp. TY81 genomic window:
- a CDS encoding sigma 54-interacting transcriptional regulator: MTSPNDLPSDLPRTVGELKASGHRERGIKTEIRENLLAALADGDDVWPGIFGFEDTVLPQLERALIAGHDIVLLGERGQGKTRLLRGLVGLLDEWTPVIAGSELGEHPYSPITPESIRRAADSGDDLPITWQHRSERYFEKLATPDTSVADLVGDIDPIKVAEGRSLGDPETIAYGLIPRAHRGIVAINELPDLAERIQVAMLNVMEERDIQVRGYTLRLPLDVLVVASANPEDYTNRGRIITPLKDRFGAEIRTHYPLELDAEVGVIKQEAHLAAEVPEYLLQILARFARYLRESQSIDQRSGVSARFAIAAAETVGAAAQHRSAILGEQDPVARVVDLQTIIGVLRGKLEFESGEEGREQAVLEHLLRRATADTAQRLLGGIDVGSLVAAVEGDSPVTTGERVSAKDVLAALPDLPVIDAIADRLGAQSDGEKAAAVELALEALYLAKRIDKTSDDGETVYG, from the coding sequence GTGACATCACCTAACGACCTTCCGTCCGACCTGCCCAGGACCGTCGGCGAACTCAAGGCCTCGGGCCACCGCGAGCGGGGCATCAAGACCGAGATCCGCGAGAACCTGCTGGCAGCACTGGCTGACGGCGACGACGTCTGGCCCGGCATCTTCGGCTTCGAGGACACCGTCCTGCCGCAGCTGGAGCGCGCGCTGATCGCCGGGCACGACATCGTGCTGCTCGGCGAGCGCGGCCAGGGCAAGACCCGTCTGCTGCGCGGGCTGGTCGGTCTGCTGGACGAGTGGACGCCCGTCATCGCGGGCTCGGAGCTGGGCGAGCATCCCTACTCGCCGATCACGCCCGAGTCGATCCGCCGGGCGGCGGACTCCGGCGACGACCTACCGATCACCTGGCAACACCGCAGCGAGCGCTACTTCGAGAAGCTGGCGACGCCCGATACCAGCGTCGCCGACCTCGTCGGCGACATCGACCCCATCAAGGTGGCCGAGGGGCGGAGTCTGGGTGACCCGGAAACCATCGCCTACGGACTCATCCCGCGGGCGCATCGCGGCATCGTCGCGATCAACGAGCTGCCCGACCTCGCCGAGCGCATCCAGGTCGCCATGCTCAACGTGATGGAGGAGCGCGACATCCAGGTGCGCGGCTACACGTTGCGCCTGCCGCTGGACGTGCTCGTGGTGGCCAGTGCCAACCCCGAGGACTACACCAACCGTGGCCGCATCATCACGCCGCTGAAAGACCGCTTCGGCGCCGAGATCCGCACCCACTACCCGCTGGAGCTCGACGCGGAGGTCGGCGTCATCAAGCAGGAAGCGCACCTGGCTGCCGAGGTCCCGGAGTACCTGCTGCAGATCCTGGCCCGGTTCGCCCGGTACCTGCGCGAGTCGCAGTCGATCGATCAGCGCTCCGGCGTCTCGGCCCGCTTCGCGATCGCCGCGGCCGAAACCGTCGGCGCCGCGGCCCAGCACCGCTCCGCGATTCTGGGTGAACAGGATCCGGTCGCTCGCGTGGTCGACCTGCAGACCATCATCGGCGTGCTGCGCGGCAAGCTGGAATTCGAGTCCGGTGAGGAAGGGCGCGAGCAGGCCGTCCTCGAGCACCTGCTGCGGCGGGCCACGGCGGACACCGCGCAGCGCCTGCTCGGCGGCATCGACGTCGGTTCTCTCGTCGCTGCGGTGGAAGGAGATTCACCGGTCACGACGGGCGAGCGGGTGTCGGCCAAGGACGTCCTGGCCGCGCTGCCGGACCTGCCGGTGATCGATGCAATCGCCGACCGGTTGGGCGCGCAGTCCGACGGCGAGAAGGCGGCCGCCGTCGAGCTGGCGCTGGAAGCGCTGTACCTGGCCAAGCGCATCGACAAGACCTCTGACGACGGCGAAACGGTATATGGCTAA
- a CDS encoding VWA domain-containing protein, giving the protein MANHLSRYSRYTGGPDPLAPPVDLREALEQIGQDVMEGASPRRALSELLRRGTQNMRGADRLAAEANRRRRELLSRNNLDGTLQEIKKLLDEAVLAERKELARALDDDARFGELQLESLSPSPAKAVQELSEYDWRSAEARQKYEQIKDLLGREMLDQRFAGMKDALQNATDEDRQAVNDMLDDLNSLLEKHSRGEDTQQDFQDFMAKHGQFFPENPQNVDELLDSLAKRAAAAQRFRNSLSPDQRAELDALAQQAFGSPSLMNALDRLDANLQAARPGEDWTGERSFTGNNPLGMGEAAQAMEDIAELEQLAEQLSQSYAGAQMDDVDLDMLARQLGDEAAVDARALAELERTLMNQGFLDRGSDGQWRLSPKAMRQLGQAALRDVAQQLSGRHGERDTRRAGAAGELTGATRPWQFGDTEPWNVTRTLTNAVLRQAGTRDDGPLRITVDDVEISETETRTQAVVALLVDTSFSMVMENRWLPMKRTALALNHLVSTRFRSDALQIIAFGRHARTVSAAELTGLEGVYEQGTNLHHALLLAGRHLRRHPNAQPVVLVVTDGEPTAHLEQYRNGTETFFDYPPHPRTIAFTVRSFDEVARLGAQITIFRLGSDPGLARFIDQVARRVEGRVVVPELDGLGAAVVGDYLRSRRRRR; this is encoded by the coding sequence ATGGCTAACCACCTCTCGCGGTATTCGCGCTACACCGGCGGGCCCGACCCGCTGGCGCCTCCCGTCGACCTGCGGGAGGCGCTGGAGCAGATCGGACAGGACGTCATGGAGGGCGCATCGCCCCGGCGCGCCCTGTCCGAGCTGCTGCGCCGGGGTACCCAGAACATGCGCGGCGCCGACCGGCTTGCCGCCGAGGCCAACCGGCGCCGTCGGGAGTTGCTGTCGCGCAACAACCTTGACGGCACCCTGCAGGAGATCAAGAAGCTGCTCGACGAGGCGGTGCTCGCCGAGCGCAAGGAGCTGGCCCGCGCGCTCGACGATGACGCGCGGTTCGGTGAGCTGCAGCTGGAGTCGTTGTCGCCGTCACCGGCCAAGGCCGTGCAGGAACTCTCCGAATATGACTGGCGCTCGGCCGAGGCACGGCAGAAGTACGAGCAGATCAAGGATCTGCTGGGCCGGGAGATGCTGGACCAACGGTTCGCCGGCATGAAGGATGCGCTCCAGAACGCCACCGACGAGGATCGTCAGGCCGTCAACGACATGCTCGACGATCTGAACAGCCTGTTGGAGAAGCACTCTCGTGGCGAGGATACCCAGCAGGACTTTCAAGACTTCATGGCCAAGCACGGCCAGTTCTTCCCGGAGAATCCGCAGAACGTCGACGAGCTGCTGGACTCGCTGGCCAAGCGCGCCGCGGCCGCGCAGCGGTTCCGCAATAGTCTGTCACCCGACCAACGCGCTGAACTGGATGCGTTGGCGCAGCAGGCATTCGGATCGCCATCGCTGATGAACGCACTCGATCGGCTCGACGCCAACCTGCAGGCCGCTCGCCCGGGCGAGGACTGGACCGGCGAGCGGAGCTTCACTGGCAACAACCCGCTGGGTATGGGCGAGGCCGCGCAGGCGATGGAAGACATCGCCGAGTTGGAGCAACTGGCGGAACAACTTTCGCAGAGCTACGCCGGTGCCCAGATGGACGACGTCGATCTCGATATGCTCGCCCGACAGCTGGGCGACGAGGCCGCCGTTGATGCCCGCGCCCTGGCGGAACTGGAACGCACCCTGATGAACCAGGGCTTCCTGGACCGCGGTTCCGACGGGCAATGGCGGTTGTCCCCGAAGGCGATGCGTCAGCTGGGCCAGGCCGCGCTCCGCGATGTGGCACAACAGCTTTCCGGACGACACGGCGAGCGCGACACCCGTCGCGCCGGCGCCGCCGGTGAACTGACCGGTGCCACCCGGCCGTGGCAGTTCGGCGACACCGAGCCCTGGAATGTTACCCGTACCTTGACCAACGCGGTGCTGCGGCAGGCAGGTACGCGCGACGACGGGCCGCTGCGGATCACCGTCGACGATGTCGAGATCTCGGAAACCGAGACCCGCACCCAGGCGGTGGTGGCGCTGTTGGTGGACACCTCGTTCTCGATGGTCATGGAGAACCGATGGCTGCCGATGAAGCGCACCGCGCTGGCGCTCAATCACCTGGTGAGTACCCGGTTCCGGTCAGATGCGTTGCAGATCATCGCTTTTGGCCGGCACGCCCGCACGGTTTCAGCGGCTGAACTGACGGGGCTGGAGGGCGTCTACGAGCAGGGCACCAACCTGCACCACGCGCTGTTGCTCGCCGGCCGGCATCTGCGGCGTCATCCCAACGCACAGCCGGTCGTCCTCGTCGTCACCGACGGCGAGCCGACGGCGCACCTCGAGCAGTACCGCAACGGGACCGAGACGTTCTTCGATTACCCGCCGCACCCGCGCACCATCGCCTTCACGGTGCGCAGCTTCGACGAGGTGGCCCGGCTGGGGGCGCAGATCACGATCTTCCGGTTGGGCAGCGATCCCGGCCTGGCGCGCTTCATCGACCAGGTGGCTCGCCGCGTCGAAGGCCGCGTCGTGGTGCCCGAACTCGACGGGCTTGGGGCTGCGGTGGTCGGCGACTACCTCCGCTCGCGGCGTCGGCGTCGGTAA